Part of the Gemmatimonadota bacterium genome, CAGCGAGTTGGGTTCCAGGGAGAAATTGGTCACGTAGATATCCGGCGACCCGTTCCGGTCGTAGTCTCCGATATCCACCCCCATGCCCGCCCGGGCGACGCCATCCTCGCCATACGCCACGCCCGCCAGCAGGGCCTGGTCGGTAAACGTGCCGTCGCCGTTGTTCCGGTACAGGAAGTCCGGCGTCAGGTCGTTGGCCACGAATATATCCGTCCATCCGTCCCCGTCGTAGTCGCCTCCCACGACCCCGAGGCCTTTTCCGCCCGGATTGGCGATACCCGCCGCCACGGAAACATCCGAAAAGGTCCCGTCGCCATTGTTCCGGTACAGCAGGTCGGCCACGCCCTCGTAGATATCGGGTCCGCAGTAGGACTGGATGCCGTCCCGGGAGCAGCGCTTGTTGGTGTCGAAGTCGAATTCGACGTACACGCAGACGTAGAGGTCCAGGTGCCCGTCCCGGTCGTAATCCAGGAACGCCGCGCTGGTCGAGAACGTGGGATTTCGGGGTACCGACAACCCCGCCTGGCCGGTCACGTCCCGGAAAGTCCCGTCCCCCTCGTTTCGGTAGAGGATGTTCTCCCCGTAGTTCGTGACGAACAGGTCATCGTCGCCGTCGTTGTCGTAATCCGCGACGGCCAGGCCCATCCCGTAACCGCCCTCGTTGCCCACGCCGGCCTGGCCGGTCACGTCCGCGAAGGATCCGTCGGCCTCGTTGCGATAGAGAACGCTGGACAGGGGCCGAACCGGCTCAAAACCCGGGATGGCCGCGCCGTTGAGCAGGTAGATGTCGAGGTCGCCGTCCCCGTCGTAGTCGATGAATCCACCACCGGACGCGACCGTTTCCAGGAAGTAGTACCGGCCCGTTTTTCCGTTGGTATGGCGGAACGAGATTCCGGCGGAAGGCGCGATGTCCGTGAATTGCACCTCCGTCCGGATCGAATCCGGCCGGTTATCGGCAAAATCGCAGGAAAGGAAGAGGAACAGGAAGAGGAGAAGTGCCGCAACCCGGGGGCATGGGGACGCCGGAACCCGGTATATAGCATGCATGAGACTACCGATCCTCCCAGCGTCCATGCGTCCGACCGGCGCCCGCGTCAACGGCGTTTTCTCATAAGTACCACGGCCATGGCCGCGAGGACCAGGACACCCAGGCCGATTCCGGTGACGAGAAAACCCGATACCGGTTCACGGATCAGGGGGACTTCGAAGTTTGCACGGGCGTACTTGCCGCCGCCTAGCGCGAATTCGACGGAGGCATCGTGTATGCCCGGGACACGGCGCGTCCACGATATCGGCCTGTCTATGGCCTCGCCGACGGTATCGTGGTAGTGCGTGAACATGTTCCCGTTCGGGTCCTCTATGCTGAGTCGTATGACGCCAGGATAGTACTCGCCCGTGCCTTTCAGCTGCGCGTAAACGACAAACCGGGCATTACCTCCAAGATCGTATGCCTTGAACGTCAGCGTATAGGGCGCTTCCATTTCTAAGGAGGCATCGACCACGGCCTGTTCCGAGTAGGTATAACCAACAAACGTACCGCCGGCCACATGGTCTTCGTCAGGCACCGGACTGCAGCATATAAAGGCGGCCGTCGTCAAGAGTATTGCGAAACGTCCTTGCACCGGCTCAACTCCTCGGGAAAAGAAATCGTATACCTTACGACACGCCCCTCGTCCAATTCCACGAAGTAGATGCGGCCCTGGCGATCCACATGCATGGGAACGCCGCTTACATCCAACTTCGCTGTCATCTCCCACTTTCCTTCCGACGTAAAGAAATCGTACCACCGATCCAGCTTCGTTATCTTGAGTCGCGGCGTGCCCAACGCGTTAAGGCCTATCTGTTCGAACTCCTGATACTCTATGGTGTTCATGATACGACCTTCGGGCAACAAGGCCAATCCACCCGAAATACCCACTGGGGGAGGCCCCAATACGCCGCCCCCCCAGCGCCCCATTGGAACCATTTTGAAAGGCGTA contains:
- a CDS encoding CRTAC1 family protein, whose product is MHAIYRVPASPCPRVAALLLFLFLFLSCDFADNRPDSIRTEVQFTDIAPSAGISFRHTNGKTGRYYFLETVASGGGFIDYDGDGDLDIYLLNGAAIPGFEPVRPLSSVLYRNEADGSFADVTGQAGVGNEGGYGMGLAVADYDNDGDDDLFVTNYGENILYRNEGDGTFRDVTGQAGLSVPRNPTFSTSAAFLDYDRDGHLDLYVCVYVEFDFDTNKRCSRDGIQSYCGPDIYEGVADLLYRNNGDGTFSDVSVAAGIANPGGKGLGVVGGDYDGDGWTDIFVANDLTPDFLYRNNGDGTFTDQALLAGVAYGEDGVARAGMGVDIGDYDRNGSPDIYVTNFSLEPNSLHRNNGNGTFTETTFGAGVGNPTLLFLGFGTAFKDFDHDGWLDIFAANGHVIDNISLFDPTITYAQTNQLFRNEGNGAFTDVSAGAGAAFQVERVHRGAAFGDVDNDGDVDILVTTVNDVPLLLRNDGAGGRDVRGGSDGSGESVGTGGSGGPASLLVSTEGVRSNRNGIGARVTVVTDAVRQSREIRSAYSYLAANDLRAHFGLGAYAGADSVMVDWPGGTRDVVTGVEGGQWITIREGAGIVAQTPLHPR